ATAACGCCCGTCACCATATCTAGAATAAgataaatattcaataaacatGTTGAATTTGTTAACAATTTACACACAACAATTTACACTTATTCAAGGCAAACTTTAATCAAAGTCATGGTTTCTGGAAATGAATACACCTTAAGGAGATGGTATTTAAAAATTGGATTAAAGATTTGAAGAAAGGAAGTTTACTGTAACAGAGTGAAATGTTTTAACAAGGAAGAGTCAAATGTAAGGGAAGAATGGAGCTATAAGATTTTTCAACAGAGTCTCCTATATGTGATAACTGATGAGGTAGAAAAATATAATCAGAACACACGTatgaaatctttttttcccctagtttttGCTGTAAGGTGGTATTTCgcatcatattttttaaatcactttttttGAAAAACACAAAATCTTCTGTAACACATCCCAGCAGACTTCTTTCACCTGCTGGTTCCTTAGAGTGTAAATAAAGGGATTTAGTAAAGGGGCAACTGAGGTATAGAGCAAAGCTATGCCTTTGGATACAGTCACTCTTTCTTTCGCAGatggttttatatacataaagATACAGCTACCATAAGTCATGGAGACAACAACCATGTGGGAAGTACAGGTGGAAAAAGCTTTGGTCCTTTGCTGTGCAGAGGGGAATTTCAGAATGGTCCTAATGATGTAAGTGTAAGACAGAATCACCAACACCAAAGTGACCACAAGCGTCATCACAGCTAAGACAAAAGACATCAATTCTAGGACACGTGTATCTGTGCAGGATATCTGCAAGATAGGAGAAGTTTCACACATAAAATGATCAATTATTTTGGAAGCACAGAAATCTAGCTTGAGACCCATGACCAAAGGGGGAAAGATGATTAGGAATCCAGTTACCCAAGAACTGAGTACAAGCTGGTAGCACACACTGCTGCTCATGATGATGGGATAATGCAGTGGCTTGCAGATGGCAAcgtagcggtcataggacatggcGGCCAGAAGGTAAAACTCTGTAACTCCcagtaaaaggatgaaaaataatTGAGCTGCACAATTATTGTAAGAAATGGTTTTATCCTTAGTCACAAGGGTTATTAGGAATCTGGGAATACACACTGTCATGA
The DNA window shown above is from Elephas maximus indicus isolate mEleMax1 chromosome 4, mEleMax1 primary haplotype, whole genome shotgun sequence and carries:
- the LOC126075527 gene encoding olfactory receptor 6C6 translates to MKNQSLEIKFILLGLTDDPQLQIVIFFFLFLNYTFSTTGNLIIVLLTLLDVRLKTPMYFFLRNFSFLEILFMTVCIPRFLITLVTKDKTISYNNCAAQLFFILLLGVTEFYLLAAMSYDRYVAICKPLHYPIIMSSSVCYQLVLSSWVTGFLIIFPPLVMGLKLDFCASKIIDHFMCETSPILQISCTDTRVLELMSFVLAVMTLVVTLVLVILSYTYIIRTILKFPSAQQRTKAFSTCTSHMVVVSMTYGSCIFMYIKPSAKERVTVSKGIALLYTSVAPLLNPFIYTLRNQQVKEVCWDVLQKILCFSKKVI